A genome region from Taeniopygia guttata chromosome 5, bTaeGut7.mat, whole genome shotgun sequence includes the following:
- the LOC140684222 gene encoding scavenger receptor cysteine-rich type 1 protein M130-like: MPLRPCLSRSLRCPAREWRARKGRWQGPHSAQAPQRAGGMPELLAELQDAVGSQLVVTPARAGSGQLRLVGGGGRCAGRVEVEHGGEWGSVCVYDFDWEPRWAAVVCRQLGCGRVARASPYARFGQGTGRIWMQPFCRGGESALEECPHLGWGLHFCGHERDVGVTCTDAVELRLVGGSSPCAGRVEVKLQGQWGSVGDDVWDMEDAEVVCRQLGCGSASGAYSAHDTFGQGNGLISLARVDCGGYEAMLWDCEIRNWGPYKFFNHYWDTAVVCQGLSRLVGGDGACAGRLELRWGQAWVGVCEDQVDMKAAQVVCRELGCGEALAIPGSARFGRGSGSLWDGGFQCNGTESLLSACARRLPLSQACAGPASVICSAYTGFRLGNSSSGCSGRVEVAVRGTWGSVCASEWDLADAHVLCRHLGCGRASSVPPGGSFGSGEGTLRPDAFGCHGSERHPGECPVAVLGKPPCVPGNAAAVNCSGAGFVTTLQLVDGQSLCDGRLEEAITSPAWRRVPLEQWKSWDVNAVCSVLGCGQARDVYSALGTAAALSSSPSLVELRTDEMDGVLDVGSALTGSPEEMDDQLEVMGDVSGMGPALNSSVEEMAITCSGSRQVRLAGSSGRCAGRVEVYSGGSWSSVCQEGWELQDAAVVCRELGCGTALEAPSRARFGAGTGPLWPYVPDCSGSEESLWECGRTERRECGRGGGAGAVCSEQLSVRLAGGPGRCRGYLEVSYNGTWGRVCANGTRTGTAAAVCRQLGCGHLGRLSAVPTQQPSLAWLAWVGCEDGARSLWECPSAPWHLQSCGTSGYAQVECEEDSDGTSEGRTTPYPEGATSTGSSARACIPHRRLAGIPLPSLPACVPTGVPSRSPSAVAVGTVPVPTVLCVVLGTLLCLSLGALALLLCRARARRRGPGRAADAISNAVYEELDYKAVPEYQEVPTSPGSLSEGRVKKLPYYTGDSVEGSDTEAAPGPPAAAQWKGWRGCHSQSPAGDTGHCHGAL; this comes from the exons ATGCCGCTGCGGCCCTGCCTGTCCCGCAGCCTGCGCTGCCCGGCTCGGGAATGGCGGGCACGGAAGGGAAGGTGGCAGGGCCCTCACTCAGCGCAGGCTCCGCAGCGGGCAGGCGGGATGccggagctgctggcagagctgcaggacgCCGTGGGCTCGCAGCTCGTTGTCACTCCGGCCCGGGCAG GCTCCGGGCAGCTGCGTCTGgtgggcggcggcgggcgctgtGCCGGGCGCGTGGAGGTGGAGCACGGCGGTGAGTGGGGCTCCGTGTGCGTCTACGATTTCGACTGGGAACCTCGCTGGGCCGCGGTGGTGTGCCGGCAGCTGGGCTGCGGCCGAGTGGCCAGGGCGTCCCCGTACGCCAGGTTTGGGCAGGGCACCGGGCGGATCTGGATGCAGCCCTTCTGCCGAGGAGGTGAGAGTGCGCTGGAGGAGTGTCCACACTTGGGATGGGGACTGCACTTCTGCGGCCACGAGCGGGATGTGGGGGTGACCtgcacag ATGCCGTGGAGCTGAGGCTGGTGGGCGGCAGCAGTCCCTGTGCCGGGAGGGTGGAGGTGAagctgcagggacagtggggCTCGGTGGGAGACGACGTCTGGGACATGGAGGACGCCGAGGTGGTTTGCCgacagctgggctgtggctcgGCTTCTGGTGCCTACTCTGCCCATGACACGTTCGGTCAAGGGAATGGGCTCATCAGCCTGGCCAGGGTGGACTGCGGTGGGTACGAGGCCATGCTCTGGGACTGTGAGATCCGTAACTGGGGACCCTATAAATTCTTCAACCATTACTGGGACACAGCTGTTGTCTGCCAAG GATTATCCCGGCTAGTCGGAGGTGATGGAGCCTGTGCCGGGCGTCTGGAGTTGCGTTGGGGCCAGGCCTGGGTCGGTGTCTGTGAGGATCAGGTGGACATGAAGGCGGCCCAGGTggtgtgcagggagctgggctgcgGTGAGGCGCTcgccatccctggcagcgctcgATTTGGGAGAGGATCAGGGTCATTGTGGGACGGTGGCTTCCAGTGCAATGGCACCGAGTCCCTGCTCAGTGCGTGTGCCCGGCGTCTGCCCCTCAGCCAGGCCTGCGCCGGCCCTGCCAGCGTCATCTGCTCCG CCTACACGGGCTTCCGGCTGGGGAACAGCAGCTCGGGATGCTCCGGGCGAGTGGAGGTGGCAGTGAGGGGGACGTGGGGATCCGTGTGCGCCAGCGAGTGGGACCTGGCCGATGCGCACGTCCTGTGCCGCCACCTGGGCTGCGGCCGCGCCTCCAGCGTGCCCCCGGGAGGCTCCTTCGGCagcggggaggggacactgcgGCCGGACGCCTTCGGCTGCCACGGGAGCGAGCGGCACCCGGGCGAGTGCCCCGTGGCCGTGCTGGGGAAGCCGCCCTGTGTGCCCGGAAACGCCGCCGCCGTCAACTGCTCAG GTGCTGGCTTTGTCACGACCCTGCAGCTGGTGGATGGTCAGAGCTTGTGTGATGGGCGGCTGGAGGAGGCCATAACCAGCCCAGCCTGGCGCCGTGTGCCGCTGGAGCAGTGGAAGTCATGGGATGTCAACGCGGTATgttctgtgctgggctgtggccaAGCCAGGGATGTTTATTCTGCCTTGGGTACGGCTGCTGCAttgagcagcagccccagcctggtggAACTCAGGACTGACGAGATGGACGGCGTTTTGGACGTGGGCTCTGCACTGACCGGCAGCCCTGAGGAGATGGATGACCAGCTGGAGGTGATGGGCGATGTCTCAGGGATGGGCCCTGCGCTGAACAGCAGCGTGGAGGAGATGGCCATCACCTGCTCAG GCAGCCGGCAGGTGAGGCTGGCGGGGAGCTCGGGGCGCTGTGCCGGGCGTGTGGAGGTCTATTCCGGGGGCAGCTGGAGCTCCGTCTGCCAGgaaggctgggagctgcaggacgCCGCCGTTGTCTGccgggagctgggctgtggcacgGCACTGGAGGCCCCGAGCCGGGCGCGCTTCGGTGCCGGCACGGGGCCGCTGTGGCCGTACGTGCCCGACTGCTCCGGCTCCGAGGAGTCTCTCTGGGAATGCGGGCGCACGGAACGGCGCGAGTGCGGGCGCGGTGGCGGGGCAGGGGCCGTCTGCTCAG agcagctctcGGTGCGGCTGGCAGGAGGCCCTGGGCGCTGCCGGGGGTACCTGGAGGTGTCCTACAACGGCACCTGGGGCCGCGTCTGCGCCAACGGCACCAGAACTGGCACCGCCGCCGCCGTCTGCcgccagctgggctgtgggcaccTGGGCCGGCTCTCGGCTGTCCCCACCCAGCAGCCGTCCCTGGCGTGGCTGGCCTGGGTGGGCTGTGAGGACGGGGCCCGCTCGCTCTGGGAGTGCCCCTCGGCCCcctggcacctgcagagctgtggcaccAGCGGCTACGCCCAAGTGGAGTGTGAGGAGGACAGCGATGGCACCTCTGAGGGACGCACTACCCCATATCCGGAgggtgccaccagcacaggtAGCTCTGCCCGTGCCTGCATCCCCCACCGCAGGCTGGCTGGGATCCCCCTCCCCTCACTGcctgcctgtgtccccacaggtgtccccagcAGATCGCCCTCAGCAGTGGCTGTGGGGACTGTGCCTGTGCCCACTGTGCTGTGCGTGGTGCTGGGGACGctgctgtgcctgtccctgggtgccctggccctgctgctgtgccgtGCCCGTGCCCGGCGCCGAG gccctggcagagctgcagatgcCATCTCCAACGCTGTCTACGAGGAGCTGGATTACAAAGCCGTGCCAGAGTACCAGGAGGTGCCCACTTCCCCAG GTTCCCTGTCGGAGGGACGGGTGAAGAAGCTGCCGTATTACACCGGGGACAGCGTGGAGGGGAGTGACACTGAGGCTGCCCCAG ggcctccagcagctgcccagtgGAAAGGCTGGCGGGGGTGCCACAGCCAGAGCCCTGCCGGGGACACTGGTCACTGCCATGGAGCCCTCTGA